A genome region from Drosophila simulans strain w501 chromosome 2R, Prin_Dsim_3.1, whole genome shotgun sequence includes the following:
- the LOC6735824 gene encoding glycerol-3-phosphate dehydrogenase [NAD(+)], cytoplasmic gives MDKIMICIIGSGNWATTIARNVGRNVLNSQTLDEKVPMYVYEEIVEGRKLTEIINTTHVNSKYMPNFELPPNIVAVDDIVTTARDADIIIFAIPPTFVSSCCKTLLGKVKPTAHAVSLIKGFERGDDGQFVLISQIIMRQLKIPCSVLVGCNLAHELAHDHFAEGTVGCRDQKYYRVLHDIFKSPTFRVVVTEDADCVEICSTLRNIIAFAAGCSDGMELNENTKGGIIRRGFLEMLQFVDVFYPGCRMGTFFESCGISDLVTSCYANRNRKLAEAFVKTGKPLSELEHILIPGHEPLGPVTAELVHHMLKKKGLEDKFPLFTTVYRICTGDYPLQRLVETLIKAREDIFHPLHTFQL, from the exons ATGGACAAGATAATGATTTGCATCATTGGGTCGGGAAACTGGGCAACGACCATAGCCCGCAATGTGGGCAGGAACGTGCTGAACTCGCAGACACTGGACGAAAAGGTTCCCATGTACGTTTATGAGGAGATTGTTGAAGGTCGCAAGCTCACGGAAATCATCAACACCACCCACGTAAATTCCAAGTACATGCCGAACTTTGAACTGCCGCCAAATATT GTGGCCGTGGATGATATTGTGACCACGGCTCGAGATGCGGACATTATAATATTCGCCATTCCGCCGACTTTCGTGAGTAGCTGCTGCAAGACGCTGCTCGGAAAAGTCAAGCCCACGGCCCACGCCGTTTCCCTGATCAAAGGATTCGAGCGCGGCGACGATGGCCAGTTCGTCCTGATTTCCCAGATTATAATGCGGCAGCTAAAG ATTCCCTGCTCCGTCCTGGTGGGCTGTAACTTGGCCCATGAGCTGGCCCACGACCACTTCGCCGAGGGCACAGTTGGCTGTCGGGATCAGAAGTATTACAGGGTGCTCCACGACATATTCAAGTCGCCCACGTTCCGCGTGGTGGTCACCGAGGATGCCGACTGTGTGGAGATCTGTTCCACTCTAAGG AACATCATTGCCTTTGCGGCTGGCTGTTCCGACGGGATGGAGCTGAATGAGAACACCAAGGGAGGCATCATCAGGAGAGGATTTCTTGAGATGCTCCAGTTCGTGGATGTGTTCTATCCCGGTTGCCGCATGGGAACCTTTTTTGAGTCCTGCGGAATTTCCGATTTGGTTACTAGTTGTTATG CAAACCGCAATCGCAAGTTGGCCGAAGCTTTTGTGAAGACGGGCAAGCCCTTGAGCGAACTGGAGCACATTCTCATTCCAGGACACGAGCCACTGGGTCCGGTGACAGCGGAGCTGGTGCATCATATGCTCAAGAAGAAGGGCTTGGAGGACAA ATTCCCCCTCTTTACAACTGTGTACAGGATCTGCACTGGAGACTATCCACTGCAGCGCCTGGTTGAAACTCTAATCAAGGCGCGCGAGGATAT ATTTCATCCTCTCCATACTTTCCAATTGTGA
- the LOC6735823 gene encoding kinesin-like protein Klp59C, with the protein MDKLSIEQKIFIRRSDGRVHLAEIIKLEGGDSNLITVEWPEGHTVRGKELPLELVVLMNPHIFDPPRCSGNAPLGNQTASISPRSMKQRIVAGGLLPGLATAAPRQQTKAPAREDEVVHQAERMRQERERRRQAQARSRQDREQGKSEDPGNPNWEIARMIRVQREQMESQPVRSGTTNDRVNSNQIMVCVRKRPLRRKELADREQDVVSIPSKHTLVVHEPRKHVNLVKFLENHSFRFDYVFNEDCSNATVYEYTARPLIKHIFDGGMATCFAYGQTGSGKTHTMGGQFPGRHQSSMDGIYGMAAMDVFATLKTVPYNKLNLKVSCSFFEIYGSRVFDLLMPGKPQLRVLEDSYQQVNVVGLTQNAVQNTDDVLALLELGNSVRTSGHTSANSKSSRSHAVFQIVLRSATDEKLHGKFSLIDLAGNERGADNSSADRVTRLEGSEINKSLLVLKECIRALGRQSSHLPFRGSKLTQVLRDSFIGGKKVKTCMIAMISPCLHSVEHTLNTLRYADRVKELSVDSIFSKRKQDANLGSTSMSDIVSQSPTQQLFPSASSTSLPGGGNQAQQPTNTTNDLNRSQNRTPKPTYPTSGQQLVQRKGRSPQEVSMELAKSLAQFRGRNFP; encoded by the coding sequence ATGGATAAGTTGTCGATCGAACAGAAGATTTTCATCCGTCGCTCGGACGGCAGAGTCCACTTGGCGGAGATTATCAAGCTGGAGGGCGGTGACTCCAACCTGATTACGGTGGAGTGGCCCGAAGGACATACGGTGCGTGGTAAGGAACTGCCCCTGGAGCTGGTGGTCCTGATGAATCCTCATATCTTCGACCCGCCCCGCTGCAGTGGCAATGCGCCGTTGGGCAATCAAACTGCCTCCATATCGCCACGTTCAATGAAACAACGCATAGTGGCTGGGGGCTTATTACCTGGACTGGCCACAGCCGCGCCCCGCCAGCAGACGAAGGCGCCAGCTCGAGAGGACGAGGTGGTGCACCAGGCTGAAAGAATGCGACAAGAACGGGAACGGAGGCGTCAGGCACAAGCCAGGTCTCGTCAAGATCGGGAGCAGGGAAAGAGCGAAGATCCGGGAAATCCCAACTGGGAAATAGCCAGAATGATACGAGTGCAGCGCGAGCAAATGGAGAGTCAGCCGGTGAGAAGTGGTACCACGAACGATCGAGTCAATTCCAACCAAATTATGGTTTGTGTGAGGAAGAGACCACTGAGGCGCAAGGAGCTGGCTGATCGGGAACAGGATGTGGTCAGCATTCCGTCCAAGCACACATTGGTGGTCCACGAGCCCCGCAAGCATGTGAACCTGGTCAAGTTTCTGGAAAATCACAGTTTCCGTTTCGATTATGTCTTCAACGAGGATTGCTCAAACGCCACGGTCTACGAATATACGGCCCGACCCTTgataaaacacatttttgatGGCGGAATGGCCACGTGTTTCGCCTACGGACAAACCGGAAGCGGCAAGACCCACACGATGGGTGGTCAGTTCCCCGGACGGCATCAGAGCTCAATGGATGGCATCTATGGAATGGCCGCTATGGACGTGTTCGCCACTCTGAAGACGGTTCCCTATAACAAGCTTAATCTGAAAGTATCCTGCAGCTTCTTCGAGATCTACGGCAGCCGTGTGTTCGATCTCCTGATGCCTGGCAAACCACAACTGCGCGTCTTGGAGGACAGCTACCAGCAGGTGAACGTGGTGGGCCTCACCCAGAATGCAGTACAGAACACCGACGATGTTCTGGCCCTACTCGAGTTGGGCAATAGTGTCCGAACCTCGGGTCACACCTCTGCCAATTCCAAGTCCTCCCGATCGCATGCGGTGTTCCAAATCGTGCTGAGATCCGCGACGGATGAGAAGCTACACGGGAAATTCTCGCTCATAGATCTGGCCGGGAATGAAAGAGGAGCGGACAACAGCTCGGCGGATCGGGTGACGCGCCTGGAGGGATCCGAGATCAACAAATCGCTGCTGGTCCTCAAGGAATGCATTCGCGCTCTGGGCCGCCAGTCGAGTCACTTGCCATTCCGTGGCTCCAAGCTGACCCAAGTGCTCCGCGACTCCTTCATCGGAGGTAAGAAGGTGAAAACCTGCATGATAGCCATGATCTCGCCATGCTTGCATTCGGTGGAGCATACCTTGAACACCCTGCGTTATGCGGATCGGGTGAAGGAACTAAGTGTGGACTCTATCTTTTCTAAACGGAAGCAGGATGCCAACCTTGGAAGCACTTCCATGTCAGATATTGTCAGCCAGTCGCCCACCCAGCAACTCTTTCCATCTGCCTCCTCCACATCGCTGCCAGGTGGTGGAAACCAAGCGCAGCAACCCACCAACACCACGAACGACTTGAACAGATCCCAGAATCGAACACCTAAGCCCACTTATCCCACATCCGGTCAGCAGCTGGTCCAGAGGAAGGGACGTTCTCCACAGGAGGTTTCCATGGAGCTGGCCAAGTCCCTGGCACAATTCCGAGGGCGCAACTTTCCCTAA
- the LOC6735826 gene encoding uncharacterized protein LOC6735826 isoform X1 gives MFSGLIPMMQQTRRATVPLGGDSRSGNTESQIGSSKSSNCRLNLISRTEMLLLDYKQYKAARTVQQNWRKFYYRKYFKDLRKAAITIQRWWRGFSVRKNHFRNVENLLQKRVQDHHHRAATKIQALFRGWKSRRTIHDHSKLLRKQVCAAEDLLNCVAFKLHHLLRTFAIPGVYSLKNSNCMSRVEKLLASLHFRFHNGRVKSQPAKDLADRGKDTETFKRSNKFSKVPFEGARYWSQCKPKCEAALKMSKNIERRMYRIIEIYDASQREAHAALVEKNRAYRKHKGLMQNIKKTTEKSKRDFCGDVIASMRRWKILVDNDLTVDKNIFKNPQNLERFVAEISQYANEFENCTCYCRIPVFTEIYCG, from the exons ATGTTCTCAGGACTTATACCCATGATGCAGCAGACTCGGAGGGCCACGGTTCCACTAGGTGGGGATAGCCG CAGTGGCAACACCGAGTCCCAAATTGGATCCAGTAAATCTTCTAATTGCAGATTGAACTTGATTTCGCG AACCGAAATGCTTCTTCTGGACTACAAGCAATACAAGGCAGCCCGAACTGTCCAACAGAACTGGCGGAAATTCTATTATCGAAAGTATTTCAAGGATCTAAGAAAGGCGGCCATCACGATTCAGCGCTGGTGGCGCGGATTCTCGGTCCGGAAAAACCACTTCAGGAATGTGGAGAACCTGCTGCAGAAGCGGGTTCAGGATCACCACCATCGGGCGGCCACCAAGATCCAGGCCCTATTCCGAGGATGGAAGAGCCGGCGCACCATTCACGATCACAGCAAATTGCTCAGGAAGCAGGTGTGCGCCGCCGAGGATCTGCTCAACTGCGTGGCCTTCAAGCTGCACCACCTGCTCCGTACGTTCGCGATTCCAGGTGTATATTCGCTCAAGAACTCAAA CTGTATGTCGCGAGTAGAGAAGCTGCTGGCCAGCTTGCACTTTCGGTTTCACAATGGAAGGGTTAAGTCGCAACCGGCTAAAGATCTGGCCGATCGGGGAAAGGATACGGAAACTTTCAAGAGGAGTAACAAGTTCAGCAAAGTCCCATTCGAAGGAGCCCGCTATTGGAGCCAATGCAAGCCAAAGTGCGAGGCCGCCCTGAAAATGTCCAAGAATATTGAAAGGCGCATGTACAGGATCATCGAGATTTACGATGCTTCACAGAGAGAAGCCCATGCGGCGTTGGTCGAAAAGAATAGGGCGTACA GAAAGCACAAGGGGCTCATGCAGAACATCAAGAAAACGACTGAGAAGAGCAAACGCGACTTCTGCGGCGATGTCATCGCCAGTATGAGACGCTGGAAGATCCTGGTGGACAACGACTTGACTGTGGACAAGAACATATTCAAAAACCCGCAAAATCTGGAGAGGTTCGTTGCCGAAATATCGCAATACGCAAATGAGTTCGAGAACTGCACCTGCTATTGCCGCATTCCCGTATTCACCGAAATCTATTGCGGCTAA
- the LOC6735825 gene encoding uncharacterized protein LOC6735825 gives MADPSINDVDETVAPPLGGDDSFNLNKRLDCEHLDQMTDNWTDYRRPSFITELLRFFGNVFVDIFNAIFN, from the exons ATGGCGGATCCGAGTATCAATGACGTCGATGAGACTGTAGCCCCTCCCCTCGGAGGCGATGACAGCTTCAACCTGAACAAGCGGCTAGATTGCGAGCATTTAG ATCAGATGACGGATAATTGGACCGATTATCGAAGACCCTCGTTTATCACCGAACTTCTGCGATTTTTCGGCAACGTATTTG TCGATATATTTAATGCGATTTTCAACTGA
- the LOC6735826 gene encoding uncharacterized protein LOC6735826 isoform X2 encodes MFSGLIPMMQQTRRATVPLGGDSRGNTESQIGSSKSSNCRLNLISRTEMLLLDYKQYKAARTVQQNWRKFYYRKYFKDLRKAAITIQRWWRGFSVRKNHFRNVENLLQKRVQDHHHRAATKIQALFRGWKSRRTIHDHSKLLRKQVCAAEDLLNCVAFKLHHLLRTFAIPGVYSLKNSNCMSRVEKLLASLHFRFHNGRVKSQPAKDLADRGKDTETFKRSNKFSKVPFEGARYWSQCKPKCEAALKMSKNIERRMYRIIEIYDASQREAHAALVEKNRAYRKHKGLMQNIKKTTEKSKRDFCGDVIASMRRWKILVDNDLTVDKNIFKNPQNLERFVAEISQYANEFENCTCYCRIPVFTEIYCG; translated from the exons ATGTTCTCAGGACTTATACCCATGATGCAGCAGACTCGGAGGGCCACGGTTCCACTAGGTGGGGATAGCCG TGGCAACACCGAGTCCCAAATTGGATCCAGTAAATCTTCTAATTGCAGATTGAACTTGATTTCGCG AACCGAAATGCTTCTTCTGGACTACAAGCAATACAAGGCAGCCCGAACTGTCCAACAGAACTGGCGGAAATTCTATTATCGAAAGTATTTCAAGGATCTAAGAAAGGCGGCCATCACGATTCAGCGCTGGTGGCGCGGATTCTCGGTCCGGAAAAACCACTTCAGGAATGTGGAGAACCTGCTGCAGAAGCGGGTTCAGGATCACCACCATCGGGCGGCCACCAAGATCCAGGCCCTATTCCGAGGATGGAAGAGCCGGCGCACCATTCACGATCACAGCAAATTGCTCAGGAAGCAGGTGTGCGCCGCCGAGGATCTGCTCAACTGCGTGGCCTTCAAGCTGCACCACCTGCTCCGTACGTTCGCGATTCCAGGTGTATATTCGCTCAAGAACTCAAA CTGTATGTCGCGAGTAGAGAAGCTGCTGGCCAGCTTGCACTTTCGGTTTCACAATGGAAGGGTTAAGTCGCAACCGGCTAAAGATCTGGCCGATCGGGGAAAGGATACGGAAACTTTCAAGAGGAGTAACAAGTTCAGCAAAGTCCCATTCGAAGGAGCCCGCTATTGGAGCCAATGCAAGCCAAAGTGCGAGGCCGCCCTGAAAATGTCCAAGAATATTGAAAGGCGCATGTACAGGATCATCGAGATTTACGATGCTTCACAGAGAGAAGCCCATGCGGCGTTGGTCGAAAAGAATAGGGCGTACA GAAAGCACAAGGGGCTCATGCAGAACATCAAGAAAACGACTGAGAAGAGCAAACGCGACTTCTGCGGCGATGTCATCGCCAGTATGAGACGCTGGAAGATCCTGGTGGACAACGACTTGACTGTGGACAAGAACATATTCAAAAACCCGCAAAATCTGGAGAGGTTCGTTGCCGAAATATCGCAATACGCAAATGAGTTCGAGAACTGCACCTGCTATTGCCGCATTCCCGTATTCACCGAAATCTATTGCGGCTAA